The Tachyglossus aculeatus isolate mTacAcu1 chromosome X5, mTacAcu1.pri, whole genome shotgun sequence genomic sequence CGTTGGCTTGGGGAGAGCGAGGCAGGCAGTCCGGCTCATCAGGCCATGGGGACTCTCACCGTCTCCCCCGTCACATGCCCTGGGACGGGCACTTGTGTCAGAGAATTGGATGCAATTGGAGGGAGTTTTTCTTTTGCTCTAGAGGGAGTGGAAAgatttgggagagaggaaagaaaggaaagaggagttgGGTAACTTTCAATGGGTTCCCAACAGCTGCTCCCTGTGACCTGGGAAGGTGCCtggcagagggggcagaggggaggtggCCAGGCCACCTTGGGGGTGGCGATGGATCAAGTCAGGTCTGGGCTCTGcgctgcttgttttttttttcccattcccctccccaataTCTCATTCCAAATTGTCCGTTTCTCCCAGATCCTGGGAAGCTTGTCCCCATGGGCAGCCTGGGGCTCGGCTGCTGGGTGTCTGTTGTTCCCCCAACCTGGCACAGCCGCTGGCcccgtgtcaccctgatttgctccctttattcccccttctctcaaccccaaagcacttaagtacaaatctgtaatttatttatattaacgtctgtctccccctctagactgtgagctcgttgtgcatgtgtggacagggaaccgtgtctaccaactctgttgtattgtactttaccaaatgcttagtacattgctctgcacacagtaagcactcaataaatacagtcgattgactgactgtcctctctccgtccctgccctttccctgccgCCGCCACAGCCTGCAGCTCAGGGATGGAGCATCGCTGTGGAGACGGACGATGTGTCTCAATGGCCTGGGTGTGCGACGGTGACCATGACTGCGCCGACAAATCTGATGAAGTCAACTGCTGTAAGCTGGGACCCCTGGGACCCTGGGGACCAGGGGCTGAGCAGGGGTGTTCGTGGCCCAGCTGGTGCcccggggagggaggagtggtggGCGGGCacggagaagtagtgtggcttattggaaagagcatgggcttgggtgtcagaggtcatgggttctaatcccagctctgccacttgtcagctgtgtgactttgggcaggtcacttcacttctctgtgcctcagttaccacatctgcaaaatgggggttaagactttgagttccacatgggacaacttgataaccttgtatttaccccagcgcttagaacagtgcttggcacacagtgcttaacaaatgccatcattattatttattattattattattattgttattttaaactCTTGGGAAGAGCCATGAGCTGGTCAGAGtggccactctctccctctgcacaggTGGACGGGGccttgggggtgtggggaggggtgaggggagttCCAAACAAGCTGCCACCCCAGGGGCCCCAGAGACCCCAGAGCCTCTCCTGGGAATGgctgcttccccaccccccagaatGGGAGAGGCCATGGAGGGCTGGAGGCgaagagagggtgggaagggTGAGTCGGTTCTGCTTGCATTAGCGTGCGTGAGCCAGGGGCTGGCCGAGTGCCGCGACGGCCAGTGTGTCCCTGGTGCTTTCTGGTGCGACGGTGACCAGGACTGTGGGGACGGCAGCGACGAGGAAGAATGCGGCGACCTCCAGGGTAGGCGaccaggctgggctgggccaggTTGCGGGGGGACGGAGAAATCTCTGAGTCCAGGGGTCTGACCCTGGCTGGCCCCTATCCCTGGTGTGGGCTGCCATAGGAGGCAGCGGAAGGGCCATCTCGCCCCGGGGCTTTGTCAGcttcactgtcattcattcattcatttaatcgtatttattgagtgcttactgtgtgcagagcactgtactaagcgcttgggaagtacaagttggcaacatatagagacagtccctacccaacatcgggctctcGGCCAAGACCGATGTCCAGGGAGCTTCCTCCCTTGTCGCCCCCAGGCCAGGCTCCGTGCCCAGAGGGGGACCTGCCTTGCCACCTCAGCCCCTGTCCTGGTTCCTGTCCCGGCCTTTGTCACGGGGGCAGCAAGACCGGCTGTGGTAAGTAGAGGTGCGGTGCCACCTTCAGCTCTCCCGGACAGTCCCCTGCGGTGCCCCCTCCCTGGACTCCCttggtcagtcagtagtattatgTGAGCGCTTGCGCTGTCCTGAGCGTTCAGGAGACTGCAGGAGGGTTAGTAGATGCAATCGAGTTTACACGCACTGCGAGGTCACAATCAGCAAGCcaatgatgctgatggtatttgttaagcacttacaatgtgccaggcactgtactaagcgctggggtggatacaagcaaatagagttggacacagtccctgtcctttggggggctcagtctcaatggGCCTTGGGCTGGCTAATATTTGGGGGCACCTGCCAGGGCCAGTCCACTAGCCGGTGCACCAGGACTCCTGCACCCCTGCGATCCCCGGTCTGGTCTGCCTCATTGCCCAGTTCAGCCTAGAAGGGGACAAGACGAGGAAGGCTTTTGGGCACAAGCCCTCCCTCTGGGCTTGAACGTAGATCCCTGAACCCTGTGACTTTTACCCAAGCGCCCCTGCGTGCGCCCTTGTGTTTTCGGTTATGTCCGAACACAGGcggtccccatctcctccaccaggACAATGTGAACCGGTGACGCTGGAGCTATGCCTGAATGTGCCCTACAACCACACCCGCTTCCCCAATTTCCTGGGCCACCAGACACAGAAGGAAGCCTCGGTCAGCTGGGAGGCCTCCATGTTCCCAGCACTCCTGCAGACCCACTGCTACAAGTTCCTCATGTTCTTTGCCTGCACCATCCTGGTCCCGGAGTGTGACCTCACCACCGGTCACCGCCTCCCGCCCTGCAGGTACCGTGGGGGCCGGGCTGGGCAGGGCTCGATCATCTGACCCGCAGTGGGCCTCTCTTCTCcgcaagagggaagggggaaggacctGTCTGTTTGCACCTGTTAATTTCTCTCAGTCTTGCTAGGCCCATGTCTGTGAGTGCGCACGTGCCCTAATATACCCTGCTCACATGGCCCATGATTAGGGGGCTGAATTTGCTCAACTGTTTATTTGGAAAAGTTGAAACTCTCCCCTTCAAATCTGTTCAATGACGACCCTCTCTGCCTCAAAACGCTTGTGAACCCCCAACCCCCTTGAGCCCCCAGTTGGTTGGAGGCGCAGACAGATTTCCAACCTGGGGCAAAGACGGTTAGGCAGATTCGAGTCCCGGCCCTGGGGGAGGGACCGGTCCCGTGAATGCTTGGATTCTCGGCTTGgggtggggttagggttaggggtcggttgctccaaagcccagcccccagccccccggcccctgctttctgcccccgactcacctccacctcccttccccctagGGTCCTGTGCGAGCAGGCCAGGGAGGGCTGCGAGTCcgtgctgggggtggtggggctgCAGTGGCCCGAGGACGTGGACTGCACCAAGTTCCCGGACACACGCTCCTCCAACGAGACCTGCCTGGTGCCTGGCAAAGATGTGCAAGGTGCGGGCTGGTGACTGATCTTGGGCTGTTGCCCCGGTTCTCCCGCGATGAGCCCCGGAGAACTCTCCCTTGGTTTCTTAAACCAATTCTTGCTGTGTCCCAACTGCAGTGGGGTAGGGGCAGCGATGGGATTGGGAGCAGGAGTTTCCCTTCTCTCTTGCACCAGTGGCAGCACCCGCCCCGTCTCCCTGGCGTTCTTGCCACGACCGGGGTTACTTCGATTCCCCCTCCCTGAGGTGCACTAGGATCCCTCCTCCCCGGCTCCTGCAATCCCTGGCCCGGCCTGCCCCATTGCCCAGGGTGCTGCAGTTAGAGCCAAGGAATCTCTGCAATTCTCCTTTCACTTTTCTCCTTTGTAGACGGGCTGCTCCCCAGACCCCCTTGTGAAGGACCACCCGGTTCTTGCTAGGAAGGGTTTGGGCCCAGAAAAAAGCCTGGTTTTCCCTCGAGCGGGCTGGATTTCTCCCTGGTGACCTTAGTTTAGCTTCACGGGGCTGGCCACGGGGCCCACTGCCGCTGACCGCAGTCTCCTCCAGTGCCCCGATTCCCCTTTTCTGGGAGCCCTGAGTgagggggagctgggagagggagggatggattgaCTTCCACCAATGAGGAATTTCTTCACAGAAGTAGCTTTTATTGTCTGCCCTTGGccagtgggtgggagaagggggacgtGGGGCCAGGAGCTCAGCTTGGGCCGTGCCGTCGGCAGAATGCTCGCCCAAGCATTTCCAGTGCCGGTCGGGCCGGTGCGTGTTGGCGGGCAGGAGGTGCGATGGCCAGGCTGACTGCGCAGATGGCAGCGACGAGGAAGACTGTGGTGAGGAACGGGACATGGAATGGGAGGCAGGGCAGCTGTGAGGGATGGGCCGTGGGCAAGGAGGGTCGAGGCGGTCAGAGACCAGCCACTAGGGTCAGTCACCTGGCAGGGGGGTCCGGAGCCCGCGAGTCCCGGCACTGACCTTTCCTGGACTGGGCTGGTGGGCCGAGGGTCCACGGACTGCCAAGGGTGGGGCTCCATGTCTTCCTGTCCCCGGGGGCCTCCGGGCCATCCCCGTCTGCTGGGTGGAAGCGTCTGTCCGCCCACGTTCTGGTGGCTGCCAAGTCCGTGTTGAtcctgtgggcctgggggtcaccaCCGAGAGCctgcccacccccgccccccgtcatGCTTTTATTGACGTCCTGGGACCCAAATCCAAACCCCCttcactcccccaaccccacaacgtcCCTGCCCCCTCCAACCCAGTCTGCTTTTGCTTCTTGGTACTttcatcttcccctgccccatgctgctctcactcccctctcccccattttggcccctgttctctccctacttcctctTTTACCTGTAGCTAGGTCATTACTTTCTCTGTGGTAGCTGTTAAATCAAATTACAGCATCCGGTTTACATTCAGGGTAAATGTCCAGGCTTCAGGGAGTTGACAgcacccccgccccctcaccccccaaagaTCTTCAGGGTGTGTGGGTGGGAGTGATTCTGAGCCTCCTCTTGTAAACAACCATCTACCCATCTTCCTGGGAGTGGAGGGAAACAAGACAAATGGGGAGTGGACTGAGAGGGTATTGACTGACCCTGGCTTTCCAGCACGGAGATaacagcgtggcctaaaggatagagcatgggcctgggaatctgaaggacctgcattctaaccctggctctttcacttgtctgctgtgtgaccttgggcaagtcacttaacttctcagtgcctgttatcgcatccgtaaaatggggatgaagactgtgaactccttttgggactcagactgtgtccaacttgattaccttgtatctacccctgtgcttagcacagtgcctgatgcatagtaagcacttaatactattaaaaaaataaagccagCCATCCCTCTCttagatcccttctagactgtgagcccactgttgggtagggactgtctctatatgttgccaacttgtacttcccaagcacttagtacagtgctctgtacacagtaagcactcaataaatacgattgattgattaccacagtgctctgcacacagtaagtgctcaataaatacgattgattgattgattgattgattgattgtgttttcGTTTTTGAGTCTTTACAGTATGAGCCAAGGCTTGTCCCTGGGcaagtttcttttttcttttcttttttttatggtatttgttaagtgcttactatggactgagcactcttcttagcactggggtagatgcaaggttggacacagtccaagtcccacatggggctcacagtctgaattcttattttgcagatgaggtaaccgaggcacagaaaagtcaagtgacttgccccagttcacacaacagacatgtggcggcgtcaggattagagcccaggtctttctgactcttaggccaatgctctttccaccaggccaccctgccaGTTCCACTTTTCTCTAGGTCacaaagaggcagcatggcctaatgaatagagcaagggcctgggagccaaagtcctgggctctagtcctgcctccgccacttgtctgttgtgtgaactggggcaaatcacttgactcttctgtgcctcggttacctcatctgcaaaataagaattcagactgtaaaatggggattgcgcctgtgaaccccacagaggacctgggttctaatcctggctctgccaattgcttgctccgtgaccttgggcaagtcacttaatttctctgtgcctcagttctcctgttctacctcctacttagactaagagtccagtgcaggacagggattgtgtccaacctaattaacttgtacctaccccagcgcttaaaccacgtttgacacagagtaagcacttaagtaccattaaaattaaaaaaaaaactagtggCCAGCAGCAGCGGGCAGGGCTCTTGTAGGCATTGGGGAGTCAGCAGATTGCCTCCGCAGTGGCAATGGCAGCAAACTGCGGGTAGGGAAATAGTTGGGGCTCTTAGAAGTCCCTGCAGAGTCCTGCCCTGGTCTCTGgtctgggagggggcagggaaagtCCCCCTTATCTGGCAAACCCACTGACCCCATGCACAGCTCCCAGATCAGTCCACGCCAGCCTGGGCCTTGGGGGCTACCTGTTCAAGTCCCCACCGGCTGCATTTCTTCTTCCAGGCTGCAGTGTGAGGGGGCTGTGGGAGTGTCCAGCCAGCAAGCTGTGCATCCAGCCCACAATGGTCTGCGACGGCTTTCCCGACTGCCCCGACCAGATGGATGAGAGAAACTGCTGTGAGTTGATTCACCGTCGGTACCAGTGCCTGACCCTCGGCGGCCCAAACAGGAACCACAGCAGGCTCCAGAGTGGGGCCGGATTTTCAGTGTTTCCCCACGGTTTtctctgtgcatgtgtgtgtgcgcgcgtgtgcgtGTGCACACACCTGCTGGGACCTCAGAAAAGAGCATCAGTGAATctgtagttttagactgtgagcccactgttgggtagggactgtctctatatgttgccaatttgtacttcccaagcgcttagtacagtgctctgcacatagtaagcgctcaataaatatgattgatgatgatgatgatgtagttgaGATGGATCGGGAAACCACTGAACCTTTCCTCTCCCACCATCTGGTCTGGAGTGTGAGGAAATGGCCGGGTGAAGGTGATTGGGCCGGGGCCCTCAGGGGCCAACTGTCTAGAAATCCACGGTGGGGAGGTCCCAGcaggagagatcatcatcaatcgtatttattgagcgcttactatgtgcagagcactgaactaagcacttggaaagtacaaattggcaacattagagagagtccctacccaacagtgggctcacagtctaaaaggggggagacagagaacaagaccaaacatactaacaaaataaaataaatagaatagatatgtacaagtaaaataaataaatagagtaataaatatgtacaaacatattacgtTTGGTGAGAGATGGTGCCACTAACACAACCACAGGCTAGCcgtggagagagggggagccgTGTGCTCTCGGTCGCTCATGCctagtctgtcttcctcttctccctccctgtgtcCATGCCGGCCAGCCAGCACGGTGCCAAGAGGATGAGCTGGAATGTGCCAACCATGCCTGCGTGGCCCGGGACCTGTGGTGTGATGGTCAGCAAAACTGTGCGGACAGTTCAGACGAGTGGGACTGTGGTGAGTCAAGGCTCTGGGACAGTTCCTCCCGGGCCTTACCCCCTGTGCCCCAGGAGTCGCCCCACTCCAGAACCCCCCAGGGCCCTGCAGGCTGGGTTAAGGGAGACCACAGATCGCACTGACCGGGCGAGGTGTTAGGCTCCCGCTGCCTCGAGTAAAtggccttccctttccctctggtgaGGTGCCACCAGGTTGTCTACTTCCCCTAGTTGGTTTGGCATTCCCAAATCCCCTGTGTGCATCTTCCTCCCCAACTCTGCCTCTAGAGGAGTAGGCGCCTGGATGGTCCCCCAGCACACTGGGTATCATTTAACACAGTGGCCGAAGCGAAAAGGTTCTTACCCAGATGGCTGTGGTTTTGTCCCAGTGACCCTGTTGAAGGCCGGGGACTCTCCAACCTTCCTGACCATCCGCCGCTCGGCCACTGACCACGACGTATGTGCCGACGAGTGGCAAGAGCCATTGAGTCACCTGGCCTGCCAGCAGATGGGTTTAGGGTAAGGTCAGTAGTTGGTCACAACGAGGCCTGGCAGTGGGTGGGGATGTCCCGGCTTCTCATACCCATTACTTCTCACAAGCaggttgtggggagagggggaggtccAGAGCCCCTTCGGGGGCCCTGCTAGGGACAGGGTGGCCCTTGTATCTCAAGCACTGGGCTGGTGCGGAGGAAGAGACGGTTTTGTTTGGGGAAATAAACGGCAGCTCTTCTGGGGCAGATGAGCATAAAATTCCCTTATGTTTGCACTTATGAACATTCAAAGCAAGGTCCCGGTTGCTTCTCCCCTTCTGAGAGGTCAGGCTGGGGTACTGGGCAGGCATTGGTGCCTAGGACGACAGATGGGGTTGTGCAGGCTGGTCTACCTGGCTCACCACACCCACCGGCACTTGTTTCAGGGAGGCATCCAGGACAGAGATGGTGCGGGGAGCAATCCCACGGGAGTCGGGCCAGTGGTTGAACCTGCTCTCAGACTGGCAGACCAGAAGAGGAAACACCACGAGGCTGAGGATGCCACTGCAAGGGCTTCTGGGTGTAGGGTAAGGGGGTTGGGGATGTCCAGACaggggggcgggggatcaggagCCTGGAGAAGACAACTAGGGacatgtgggagacagacagaggtaGGCAGACGGGGGAGACAAACGGGGATACAGCAAGTCGgatggggagacacagagacgggCAGAAAGACATAGAGAAACAAACACAGAGGTAGAAAGACAGAGGCCTAGAAatgggcagagatggagacaCCCAGACCGAGGCAGAGAAAGTCACAGATATACAGAGGTTGACAGACGCAGAGACGAAAAGACAGTGGAGACTTGCAGCTGGACCGAGATTGGCAGAAACAGCTGGGCAGAGAGAATGGTAAAGAGAAATACTGAAATGAACAGGGTGAGGCGACACAAATTGACAGAGGTGGACAGAGACTGAGCTATGGGGAGGCACAGGGAGAGATTCATGGGAAAAATTGGAGACAAACGGAGAAAGAATTGGTCAGAGATTGAAGGACAAAGTTATAGATGGAGGGGGAGATtgttggggaaggagagacagagaggtaagTGAGCAAAGACTGAAttggaaggggagaggacagggatagGTTGACATGCAGAAAGAGAGAGCCACCTCACCCTCTGAGCCCCTGAATGCAACAGAGACTGTtggattaaataccataattattattaccctgctctGAATATCTTTGGCAATCCACTCACAACCTGAATTCATTCTACCTAATCTATGAAAAGACTCGGGTTTCTACACCCGCTCACTTCAGGCCCCAGTTTACTCTGGATCTTGTAGTCCAGCAGCATCTCGTCCTGCTGAGGGACAGTATTTATGGTCTGGTCTGGGCCATCTGGGACATGGCTGTCTGGGGGGCTGCTGtgctcataataattaataataattatggtacttgttaagcgcttactatgtgcaaagcaatgttctaagcactggggtggatacatcttaaatcaggctggacacagtccctgtctcacacggggctcacacccatccccatttttttacagatgcggtaactgaagcatagagcagttaagtgacttttccaaggtcacagagcagacaggttacagagctgggattagaacccaggtcctgctgtctcccaggcccatgctctattcacaaaGCCACAGTGCTCATGTTTGTGGCCCTGGGAGGTGGAGAAATCGGTTTATGAATTTGCTGTGACACAATTCAACAGAGTCCACAGACCCTTGTCGGAGCAGCTCCCCCACAccccttcctctgttcctccagCCCCGACCAGGTATCAGCGCCACTTTCCCGACTCCCCGGCTTCTCCGGTGACGGTCAGTTCCCCTCCACGGGGCCCGGCCAGGAGGGGCACCCGGATCACCGCCATCGACACTGGGGGAGTGAGGAGCCCTTGCTGGCATGTTAACGGCCAATCATTTCATCGGgtcactctctgtctccctcttaggCAGCCCTGTCAGAGCCAAAGCAaggtttcccttctctgtgcccaacaAGGTAAGCCTGGAAATGCGGGGGCTACACTGGGCTGCTAAGAAACCAGAGCCCCAAACCCTGGCCCATGGCCCTGTCAGGCCTGTTTTTGGCAAAGGAAACCGATGCTAGGAATCTTCAGGCCTCAGAGGGCCGGGGCACTGTGGGTGGGGTCACGGGCATCCGGGAACAGCCCAGTCACTGTTGGGCCCCTGAAAAGTGGTCCAGGAAAGTACCTGCTTGGTCTGGAAATGGGGAGCCCTGGCTGGGCAGCGGTCCCTATCCCCAAACTTCTTGGAGTGGTCAGCGAGGGTTGGGACCGGGTGTGGGCAGCCACTGGCGGTGGGGGCTAGGGGAGAGGAGGTGTCCAGCCAGAACCCAGTCTTCGATCTCTATTTGGGCACTCACTTTACAGCCGTGACCCTGCTATGAGCCTGCAGGCACTGCCCCATGGCCCAGGGGCCACaagggtcggggggcgggggggatggaccaGCGTGGACAAGGGGGAGCAGGCGTGACCCTGATGCGTATCGGCTGCAGACTGTGGGCGCCGCCCCATGGCACGGCTGAACACCAGGGTCGTCGGGGGCAGAACCAGCCGTCCCGGGCGCTGGCCGTGGCAGTGCTCCCTGCAGACGGAGCCTGGCGGGCACATCTGCGGCTGTGTGCTCATCACCGAGAGATGGGTCTTGACTGTCGCTCACTGCTTTGAGGGGTAAGGCAGGGTGGGGTTCGTGGGGGGTACCCAGGCTCCTCTAGGCATCTCCCTGCTCCTTCAGGGAGCCCCCTGGGCATCACCTGTTCAtttgagagaaatggagagaactTTGAGGATGCCAAGATCCAACCTGGAAAGTCTGGTCCAGAGAGCCCACAGACAAGGCATCGCAGAAGGCCGGAAGGCCGGTGGGTCCGGGAAAACTACAggggagggtgaggtgggggtgggctgaCCCTAAAACAGACTGACCTCGGTCAAGTTTgcatcctcccttcccttcattcaCACCCACAAGGCAGTGGTTAGAGGGGTCTGGGCCCCTAAAGCAAGGGGCAGCCTCCACaaaggggagagttggagggagaagggacatgGGCAtgtcccactccctcctctgtGCCCACCCAAGGAGAGAGACGTCCACCCTGTGGAAAGTGGTCCTCGGCCTTGGCAACCTGGACCAGCCGTCTGCCCACACGCAGACCCGGATGGTGAAGACCGTTGTGCTGCACCCCCGCTACAGCCAAGCTGTGGTGGACTACGACATCAGCCTCGTGGAGCTCAACGAGGACGTTGGTCAGACCAACTACGTGCGGCCCGTCTGCCTGCCCAGACCGgggcagctggtggagccggacaCCTACTGCTCCATCACAGGCTGGGGGCACGTGGGTCACAAGAGTAAGCCCGGGCCGGCCCTGCCTCTGTGTGCCCTCCCCTGTACCCAGCTGCGGGGAAGCCTGCACCAGGCTAACTCCCACAGATCGGGGGGATTACCTTGGGGGCGGTCCACTCTCCCCGGTGGGGGGGCTCAGGCCTGGGACATGCACCCGAGCCCACTTATCTTGGGGCCAGGTTTGACCCGACCTTCTCTGGCTTCCCCTCAGTGCCGTTCAAGCTCCAGGAAGGAGAAGTGCGGATCATCGCCTCAGAGCAGTGCCAGTCCTTCTTCGATGTGAAAACCGTCACAGCAAGGATGCTCTGTGCAGGCTTCGAGGCTGGCACAGTCGATTCCTGCATGGTAGGGCCCCTCCCTCACTGCTGCGTG encodes the following:
- the CORIN gene encoding atrial natriuretic peptide-converting enzyme, which codes for MFSLRQLPAPPPDRRYRPAGAPQPASVTEEEDLGDDGPQKAAPTKSLRLYLLVLVPGVCALALLLATLLPTLLPFVGSGEEACQNSSGEAWRVSTGPSPGRDVPRTNLLPGDPSGVMLGDPHPQAKAGTTAPLEYPTHSDLRPLGSLLWNSSTPWLPVTGTPLADSFQSLPGDKEETDRPTPPSSKFSSSVISSTAVLEVALKKGACVNITTSHCRILPYNRTTLTSTLSLGRGVELAKFLKFFSYLGHLDCYRHIMLFGCSLAVPQCVGDGDDSQVLLPCQSFCEAAREGCEPILKLVNSSWPELLRCSRFPNGTGSDSVDKACFSPKPEGGKQGMCGGGGKEESFACASGLCLPQKLRCNGYNDCGDWSDEDRCNCSEGLFHCRTGKCLNASFVCDGYDDCGDLSDEQSCACSSGMEHRCGDGRCVSMAWVCDGDHDCADKSDEVNCSCVSQGLAECRDGQCVPGAFWCDGDQDCGDGSDEEECGDLQGQAPCPEGDLPCHLSPCPGSCPGLCHGGSKTGCGQCEPVTLELCLNVPYNHTRFPNFLGHQTQKEASVSWEASMFPALLQTHCYKFLMFFACTILVPECDLTTGHRLPPCRVLCEQAREGCESVLGVVGLQWPEDVDCTKFPDTRSSNETCLVPGKDVQECSPKHFQCRSGRCVLAGRRCDGQADCADGSDEEDCGCSVRGLWECPASKLCIQPTMVCDGFPDCPDQMDERNCSRCQEDELECANHACVARDLWCDGQQNCADSSDEWDCVTLLKAGDSPTFLTIRRSATDHDVCADEWQEPLSHLACQQMGLGEASRTEMVRGAIPRESGQWLNLLSDWQTRRGNTTRLRMPLQGLLGVGQPCQSQSKVSLLCAQQDCGRRPMARLNTRVVGGRTSRPGRWPWQCSLQTEPGGHICGCVLITERWVLTVAHCFEGRETSTLWKVVLGLGNLDQPSAHTQTRMVKTVVLHPRYSQAVVDYDISLVELNEDVGQTNYVRPVCLPRPGQLVEPDTYCSITGWGHVGHKMPFKLQEGEVRIIASEQCQSFFDVKTVTARMLCAGFEAGTVDSCMGDSGGPLVCETSGGRWTLFGLTSWGSVCFSKLGGPGVYSNVSHFIHWIQHQLYKHTFLLH